The nucleotide window GGAGTGAAGCGTCCACGAGCTGCTCCCCAACGTTTATCACGCCGGGCGGGTTAAACGAAGCGCAAAAAGACCCGCCCCTTTGAAAGTGCACGCGCCGGCGCTCAAGCTCGGCCACCAAGTCGATCAAGTCTTTGACCGTTCGGCCCGGACGATCCAGGTTTCAAACCACCGCCCCATCCGGCTCGCGCAAATGCGACAGGGCTTCGGCCAAGCCCTTGCGTTCTTCCGGGCACCAGCCGCAGTGTCGGTGAGGACCCGCTTGCAACCTGCCTTTTTCGAAGCGTCTAACTGCAGTTGCGGGTGGACGCGCTTAAACGTTGGAGGTCGGCCGTGGTTCTCAAAAACCTTCCTTTCCGAGAAGACCCCCATTCCCTGCCGCGGCGCCCTGGCCGGAGCATCCGGCTCTTGTTAGGTTTTATTGCAGATTCCCTCCCGTTACCCCCAGTATGCCGCCGATGGCTTCACTGCGGACACCCCCCCCGCTAACCCGCTTCGCTCAACACACCGTATGCCTATGCCCGCGCTGCAGCTGATTCTTTTGCCCGCCGAGAAGCGACGGATGGTCGAACAAATCCGTGATGGCCTTCGCCGGGTCCCCCACATCCAGGCCATTGTGTTGGGCGGCTCCCACGCGTCTGGCCTGGCCCGTCTCGATTCGGATCTGGACATCGGCGTCTACTACCGCGAGGGCTGTCCCGTTTCGGTCGACGAGGTTCGCGCCTTTGCCGAGGGGATTGCCCGGCCGGAGACGCGCCCCGTCGTCACGGGCTTTTACGAATGGGGGCCCTGGGTAAACGGCGGTGCATGGATCCAGACGCCGGTGGGCAAAGTGGACCTGCTTTATCGAAACCTGGACCAGGTGGAAACCACCCTCGCCGAAGGCCAACGCGGCGTGTGGCGTCACGATTACGATCAGCAGCCGCCTTACGGGTTTCGTAGCGTGATCTACTTCGGCGAGACCGAAGCCTGCGTGCCCCTGCATGATCCGCACGGCCAGATTGCCCGGCTCAAAGAAGCGATCCGCACCTACCCGGAACGGCTCAAAGCGCGGATTGTCCAAGGCAGTTTATGGGGCGCGGAGTTCAGTTTGCTCCATGCTCGCCAGTTTGCCGAGCGGGCCGATGTGTACGGTGCGGCTGGCTGCCTGACCCGGGTGGCTCAGTACCTGATCCAAGCGCTCTTTGCGTTGAACGAACGCTACTTTCTGAGTGACAAGGATGCGGCACGCGTCGTCGAGGGTCTGCCGTTGCACCCGCCCCATTTCCAGTCGCGCCTGGCAGGCGTGCTGACTCGGGCCGGGGCTGACGCCTCCGAACTTCACGCCTCCGTGATACGTATGCGTGAGATTTGGCGGGACACCGTCGAGCTCACCAACGGCACTTACCGATCCCGGTTTGAATGGGAAAGGTCGGCTCGGGGTGATGCCTTGGGATAGACGATGCCTTGCAATAGATGAAGGGAGCGTCATAGGAGCCGTTCCTGGGCGCGCGCGCCGTGGCGGTAGCCACGACTTCACCGCTCACGACTCGGCGCACCGGCTTCGTTCAATGATCAATCTCGGTACGTTGGGCGGTAACACCAGCGAGGCTTGCGCCATCAACGAGCCCGGTGAGGTGGTCGGCTATTCCTTTACCACCGGCAACGTATCGGCTGGAAAGGTCACTACGACAGCGACGGCCACGCATTCTACACCAACCGAGCGTTCCCGCCGCGTTGTTATGATTCCGGGCCATCCCACGACCAAAATTGCTCAACCACGTTCGATCTGAAATTTCAAGCGTGTTTGGTTAGCCTTGACAGATTATTGCTTTCTTGCCATGCTAATCACTTAAATGAATCGACCTTCCAAAAGGCTAGGTCGTTCGATTGCGATCACGGTTGCTCTCGTGATTGCGGGCGCATCCCACATAGCATCGGCGCAGACCCCGAAGCTACCGCCCGGCGCCAACACGACCAATCCGAACGATCCGTTCTATATCGACCTCAGTGGGCTGACCTTCAATACGACCCCGCCGACGCGCAATCCGGCCAATCCCAAGTACCCGCCGGCGACCGAGCTACCTGATGGGACGATGCCGCCGAAAGGGGCCGACGGCAACTACATCATTGGGCCTACGCACAATCCGGCGCCGGAGGCGATCGCACAGAACGTGCCGAAGGGCAGCGTCTCCACGTTCACGATGACCTCGGAGCAGAGCCGGGTATACAACCCCGGGTTCGTCCGCGATGAGAGCTCACCCAATGCCGCAGTGAATTCAGCGTCCACCGTCCCTGGGGATCCATCCAACGTGATCATCCCCACCAGTCATCCGGGAACATGGACGCGTTCGGTGTCGGTCTACATACCGGCGGGGTTGACCGGGTGCAAGAAGGCCCCGCTGCTCGTCGTCGGTGATGGCGGCGGCCCGCGCGACACCGTCCTCTTTGCTGTACTCGACAACCTGATCCACCAGCAGCAACTCCCGCCGATGGTCGCGGTGACTATCGAGGCAGGAGGCCAGGACGCGCAGGGAAGCGAGCGCGGATTCGAGTACGACGCGGTCTCCGGCACGTATGCCGAGTTCGTCGAGAGGAGTGTGCTGCCGCTCGTCGAGCGCATGAAAGGCATACGCGTGACCCGCGATCCGGACGGTCGGGCGACCATGGGCATCAGCTCGAGCGGCGCGGCCGCCTTCACAATGGCTTGGTTCCATCCGGAGCTGTACCACCGCGTTTTGGCTTACTCGCCGACGATGGTCAACCAGCAGTGGCCTCACAGCACTGCATTGCGTGGCGGCGCCTGGGAATACCACAGCCCCTGGACGGGCCCGGTCGGGCCGCTACTGAACGCGAACGGCTTTGGCCTTCCGACTCCTAGCTCCTTAACGCTCGGCTCTCCGCTGATTCCCAACAGTCCGCGCAAACCGATTCGTTTCTGGTTTGAGGTCGGCGACCGTGATCTCTGGTACCCTAACCCGCTGGACGACGGGATGCACGACTGGGTGCTGGCGGACGAAAACATGGCCAAGGTTCTCGCAGACAAAGGCTACCACTACCAATTCATCTTTGCCCGGAATGCGGACCACGTTGATGACGCAACCTTTTCACAGACCTTGGGCTATGCACTCCAATGGGTCTGGCAGGGCTATCAGCGTTCAGATCGGGATGACGATGACGATTAGCCGGCCTTTGGACTGCAGCCGGCCAGTCGGGCGCGATGGTATCGCGGATCAGTGAAACTGGAGAGCATAAAAGCGGGGGCTACGCAGCCTCCTTCACCAGGTTCGCTTCCTGATCGGTTCGCAACCCGGAATTCCAGCGAACGAAAGTCGCCCAAAGCCTGTCGTTGAGCGCCTTCGTGCGCACCTGCTCCCGCCGTGATCGGCGGCCCCGGCGGGGGCAGCGCATCCCAGTCCCGCTGGCACCCCGTCGATTAAGTGCCCTTTCTCTTCTCCCAGCTCGGCCTCCAGGCGCTGGGCGCCGCAATCCTCCGGGGATCCCGCCCAGCGGCCGCCCACACAGACCGGGTAGGGCCGCTCGGCCTTGCCCGCCGAGCGATGTTCGAGGCGTACCTGGAGTTGGCACCCATCCCGCAAGTCGTACTCGTACAAGAACCGCTCATCGAGGCGAAACTGCAGGTCGGCCAGCTTGATTGCCCGCGCATCACGGCAGGCAAGCCCGTGGCGACGCGGCACGGCGTAGTCCTTCTTGCGGATGCGAGAGCCGGTTCAAGCAAAGCCGATCTGCAAGGCAAAGTGCAGGTCGGCCAGGCTACCGTCGGACCGGACGAGAAAGCGCCACCAGAGCATCGGGTGAATGTCCCGGATCCAGTCCAGGTGTGGAGGTAAGCTTCGGGCTGGGGATCGGGTTCCATGGTAGCGTCAGCCTACCCGCTCGCCGGCGCCTCGGCTCCTTTTAGCCCCCGCTTTGAAATGCTCTCCAGCAAACAGCTTTGCTCCACGACTCAAGTACAGTCCGACGGGAGCCCACCGGTTTTGCTTTGCATCCGGTCCCCCGGAATCTCCCGCTCTCCAATAATGCCGAAAGGATATCAACGCTTGCACCAGAACCTTTTCTGGACATTCGAGCTCGGTAATCTAAAGTAGCGGGAGCTGAAACCTGTGCCCGATTCTCTGCGTTTCAATGTGCCAATCGGCTCGTACAGCCGTTTTCGGGTGACGACGCCGTGTGGACTTGCTGGCCGGGGATCTGTGATTGGCGTTCCCGACCAGCCAGAATCCTTTTACAATAACGGGCGCGTAGATGCGGGACTACTCTGGTTCCACAGCGGTTTTGTTGAGTATGTTGTAAGTAACGCTCTTCCTCGAAATGCCTGCGTGACGAGATTGGAGGTCATCGCTGAGTTGTGCTCAGAGGCGCCTGGCTATTGCGACGAATGGCCGTCTGACATCACCGTATCCATAAACGGCATTGAGATCGGCACCTGGACATCGCCGGGTGATTTCGGCGGCCGACGCGGACGCTTTACGCCGCAATACTGGTCCCTGCTGGACACACAGTACGGGCTTCTAAAGCGCTGGTCTGTTACCCCGGATGCGGCCTGCATTGATGACATCCCAATCGCACCGGTTCGTATCGGGCAGTTGGCGCTTGAAACGGGGGACGTGATCGCCATTCGGTTTGAAGTTCGGCCTAACGCCCGGAATGTTGGCGGCCTGAACCTGTTCGGCGCGTCTTTCGGGGATTACGGACAGGACATGGCGATATCGCTTGAATACGACATAGGTGCTGAATCGATTTAGCTGATGCCGCGCCGGCCGTGAGCACGCTTCCGCATATTCAGATAGCTCCTGGACGGCGCTATTTTATGGCCCAAGATGGGTCGCCT belongs to Verrucomicrobiota bacterium and includes:
- a CDS encoding esterase family protein translates to MNRPSKRLGRSIAITVALVIAGASHIASAQTPKLPPGANTTNPNDPFYIDLSGLTFNTTPPTRNPANPKYPPATELPDGTMPPKGADGNYIIGPTHNPAPEAIAQNVPKGSVSTFTMTSEQSRVYNPGFVRDESSPNAAVNSASTVPGDPSNVIIPTSHPGTWTRSVSVYIPAGLTGCKKAPLLVVGDGGGPRDTVLFAVLDNLIHQQQLPPMVAVTIEAGGQDAQGSERGFEYDAVSGTYAEFVERSVLPLVERMKGIRVTRDPDGRATMGISSSGAAAFTMAWFHPELYHRVLAYSPTMVNQQWPHSTALRGGAWEYHSPWTGPVGPLLNANGFGLPTPSSLTLGSPLIPNSPRKPIRFWFEVGDRDLWYPNPLDDGMHDWVLADENMAKVLADKGYHYQFIFARNADHVDDATFSQTLGYALQWVWQGYQRSDRDDDDD
- a CDS encoding DUF4037 domain-containing protein — translated: MPALQLILLPAEKRRMVEQIRDGLRRVPHIQAIVLGGSHASGLARLDSDLDIGVYYREGCPVSVDEVRAFAEGIARPETRPVVTGFYEWGPWVNGGAWIQTPVGKVDLLYRNLDQVETTLAEGQRGVWRHDYDQQPPYGFRSVIYFGETEACVPLHDPHGQIARLKEAIRTYPERLKARIVQGSLWGAEFSLLHARQFAERADVYGAAGCLTRVAQYLIQALFALNERYFLSDKDAARVVEGLPLHPPHFQSRLAGVLTRAGADASELHASVIRMREIWRDTVELTNGTYRSRFEWERSARGDALG